In one window of Syngnathus typhle isolate RoL2023-S1 ecotype Sweden linkage group LG7, RoL_Styp_1.0, whole genome shotgun sequence DNA:
- the etfbkmt gene encoding electron transfer flavoprotein beta subunit lysine methyltransferase: MSKVLRVLRLSYLKSIKFTVRPRYFSTKCMGDASIKRFISENTEIVEDQNLTPEIKLRLFTPNCRFWFERPELWPFDDPYWAIYWPGGQALARYLLDNPGVCLGKSVLDLGSGCGASIIAAKLCGANRVVANDIDSVATLATCMNFELNGLEAPVCVTDNLIGSDPGSFDLILLGDMFYDEALCCNLHTWLENCVKSHNSQVLIGDPGRSQFEEHAFQKHLQKLAEFELPKTVREENYGLTCSSVWCY, translated from the exons ATGTCAAAAGTTTTACGCGTGCTCAGGTTGTCTTATTTAAAATCGATCAAATTTACAGTGAGACCCAGGTATTTCTCCACCAAATGTATGGGTGATGCATCTATTAAGAGGTTCATTTCAGAGAACACGGAAATTGTTGAAGATCAAAACCTGACACCCGAGATCAAACTCAGACTTTTCACCCCAAACTGTAGGTTTTGGTTTGAAAGACCAGAACTTTGGCCTTTTGATGACCCGTACTGGGCCATATACTGGCCAGGAGGTCAAGCGCTTGCAAG ATACCTCCTGGATAATCCTGGAGTATGTTTGGGAAAATCAGTCTTGGATCTAGGAAGTGGTTGTGGTGCTTCAATCATCGCTGCAAAACTGTGTGGTGCCAATCGAGTGGTTGCTAATGACATTGACTCGG TCGCCACACTTGCAACCTGCATGAACTTTGAGCTCAACGGTCTGGAAGCCCCGGTTTGTGTGACAGATAACCTGATTGGTTCGGATCCTGGCAGCTTTGACCTGATCCTCCTTGGGGATATGTTCTATGACGAGGCCCTCTGCTGCAACCTTCACACTTGGTTGGAAaactgtgtcaaaagtcacaacaGCCAAGTTCTAATTGGAGATCCTGGCAGATCCCAGTTTGAGGAGCATGCCTTTCAAAAACACCTGCAGAAGTTGGCTGAGTTTGAGCTGCCCAAGACTGTTCGAGAAGAAAACTATGGTCTTACCTGCAGCAGTGTTTGGTGCTATTGA
- the si:ch211-106e7.2 gene encoding uncharacterized protein si:ch211-106e7.2, with translation MYLTWQSGPYRGPLSSTQCQAQLAPHAVKPQQNVFSSDGGGPSNRHTDGSRQTACGSRFAYQKPTVNPQNPPTNVQGRQPSHLNGHQIAVNHSHSSVQYGTNQMSTVHYQDGTRHLFWHYNPKSTGQESNNIAPALQNTMNNERLNQVFNQVFTQSQLVTFTTTPPQVRHNVSRTAHNIPVASVNRTQNAPYLSAQNRNVVSSSPKQSNVSALPTRPSLQVSGLNQPTEQVSSTVVAGSKTMFLPTAGTMHRVIVTAIQRATCQQTTTQQNEGQVTKDLPAWCLKKNPLLVQLLQDAGSESDSAQTPPTNRLYDKSIPSKVIAVVQPLSAINCSVTHNVNLPTVDTQKKTTKEDGRGPTESKTQPQFNKCQRRQTSAPRHTDDTLSKGQSMHPTATKHADNMLRKDHSVGACVSQPVTLEIPEKDSGANNKEMSLDPKPCTVELSSLPTIKWTWKKIVSMSGGTETVCAPKDDLRKDILIRFWGGNINHFSCSVRAFPSLMHSVVLFCAKYVREDTVVVRQVAPSSVDQLKNYCDMEDGEVYTEQPYTSSWLNLNEQLDDIDKEFGPNVYRYVPFNQPDPVKRAASISSQNVSNVPRPDSDIEDKECNDPLHFEIQVMSPEKAKAIYEQGYVGISQNTEIMSEPEVVANDIAVVDEPLEDHVTSRSKIADPLKHFCCVAKWKEIILGSKTPLNDKCQCKEELCDFTKKRKATNCPQFTIEPDLQETPEGDMASKSQEQMSFSLPTISWLEICNDISETFELNDDEETNDQHGPPPKGSQATIISDHKECVSNCDLLNRIDENEEDFNKTQPEPAESCPSTESHTSDIEDSEEDSYKAQLKPAESCLSRESHTSDGDSSTENPILAPMSPNNEHVKQASTASSRMTKSPLETEQQIQCCVKSGSQKDNSIAGTHETDERKRKRLSNPNSIFPYLKKLMCKNEESHGVDVSKNNINESDDEPLVSIKKTVKLVLFGSAQQEKRASNNHDSGLLKPPKVIFATVDCKKKLYSGGPKSFGSASRNTLSQSQIKLGSGMKLSTNKEKTKCTDDKDLAARQSQSVKHDKRKNESGHQADVTIRENVLKFNVLPTTFSFEDESSGTKATTEDSSDKPLSEYTTDNPHKKSRLSAWSPFPVKVHAAESNSSVFAEYQKKYLARTKSSICS, from the exons ATGTATCTGACATGGCAAAGTGGACCATACCGAGGACCTCTCTCATCAACACAATGTCAAGCCCAACTTGCCCCTCACGCAGTAAAGCCACAACAGAATGTGTTTTCTTCTGATGGCGGCGGTCCATCTAACCGGCACACTGACGGCTCTCGTCAAACAGCTTGTGGGTCGCGTTTTGCCTACCAGAAGCCAACTGTCAATCCGCAGAACCCACCTACTAATGTGCAAGGAAGACAGCCATCCCATCTAAATGGACATCAAATTGCTGTCAATCATTCTCATTCATCAGTTCAGTATGGGACCAACCAAATGTCAACAGTGCATTATCAAGATGGGACGAGACACCTTTTCTGGCATTACAATCCAAAATCAACCGGACAGGAGAGTAACAACATTGCACCTGCTCTTCAAAATACCATGAATAATGAGAGGTTAAATCAAGTCTTTAACCAAGTCTTCACCCAATCTCAATTGGTCACTTTTACGACAACCCCACCTCAAGTCAGACACAACGTTTCAAGGACTGCACATAACATTCCAGTTGCTTCAGTCAACAGAACCCAGAATGCACCATATCTTTCTGCCCAGAATAGAAATGTTGTTTCCAGCAGTCCCAAACAATCTAATGTAAGTGCCCTACCTACCCGTCCGAGTTTGCAAGTTTCCGGTTTGAATCAGCCGACAGAGCAAGTTTCATCCACTGTCGTGGCTGGTAGTAAAACAATGTTCCTCCCAACAGCAGGGACGATGCATCGTGTAATTGTGACAGCTATCCAAAGAGCCACTTGTCAACAAACTACAACACAACAAAACGAAGGGCAGGTTACAAAAGACTTACCGGcatggtgtttaaaaaaaaatccactactAGTGCAGTTGCTACAGGACGCAGGATCAGAGAGTGATAGCGCACAGACACCACCAACTAATAGACTGTATGACAAATCCATTCCTTCTAAAGTCATCGCTGTGGTGCAGCCATTGTCTGCAATCAACTGTTCCGTAACACACAATGTTAATTTACCCACAGTAGACACACAGAAGAAGACTACTAAAGAGGATGGTAGGGGTCCCACGGAAAGTAAAACTCAGCCACAGTTCAACAAATGTCAGAGGAGGCAGACATCAGCTCCCAGGCACACTGATGACACACTAAGTAAAGGGCAGAGTATGCATCCTACAGCTACCAAACATGCAGATAACATGCTACGTAAAGACCACTCTGTTGGAGCATGTGTTTCACAGCCGGTAACACTTGAAATTCCAGAAAAAGACTCAGGGGCAAACAACAAGGAGATGTCACTTGATCCGAAACCTTGTACCGTTGAACTGTCCTCTCTCCCAACAATTAAGTGGACTTGGAAAAAAATAGTTTCTATGAGTGGAGGAACTGAGACCGTATGTGCACCTAAGGATGATTTACGAAAAGATATATTAATCCGGTTTTGGGGTGGAAACATCAACCATTTTTCTTGTTCTGTGAGGGCTTTCCCTTCCTTGATGCATTCTGTTGTTCTATTTTGTGCCAAATATGTAAGAGAAGACACTGTTGTGGTGAGACAGGTGGCCCCCTCGTCTGTTGATCAACTGAAAAACTATTGTGATATGGAAGATGGCGAGGTTTACACAGAACAGCCCTACACGTCATCATGGTTGAATCTAAACGAACAGCTGGATGATATTGACAAAGAGTTTGGCCCCAATGTTTACAGATATGTACCTTTCAACCAGCCGGATCCAGTTAAAAGAGCCGCCAGCATTTCATCACAAAATGTGAGTAACGTTCCCAGACCTGACAGTGACATAGAAGACAAAGAATGTAATGACCCTCTCCACTTTGAAATCCAGGTTATGTCACCCGAAAAAGCAAAAGCTATCTATGAGCAAGGCTATGTTGGGATTTCACAAAACACTGAAATTATGAGTGAACCAGAAGTAGTTGCAAATGATATTGCTGTGGTAGATGAGCCACTTGAAGATCATGTTACCAGCAGATCAAAAATCGCTGATCCCTTGAAACATTTTTGCTGTGTTGCAAAGTGGAAGGAAATCATTTTGGGTTCCAAAACACCTTTGAATGATAAGTGCCAGTGTAAGGAAGAACTGTGCGATTTCACTAAGAAACGAAAAGCAACTAACTGTCCACAGTTTACAATAGAACCCGACCTGCAAGAGACACCGGAAGGAGACATGGCATCTAAAAGTCAGGAGCAAATGTCCTTCAGCCTTCCGACAATAAGTTGGCTGGAAATATGCAATGACATCAGCGAGACCTTTGAATTAAATGACGACGAGGAAACAAATGACCAACACGGGCCACCGCCAAAAGGAAGCCAGGCCACAATCATAAGTGACCACAAAGAATGTGTCTCTAATTGTGACCTACTCAACCGCATTGATGAGAATGAAGAGGATTTTAACAAAACTCAGCCCGAACCTGCAGAAAGTTGCCCTTCAACTGAAAGCCACACCAGTGACATTGAGGACAGTGAAGAGGATTCTTACAAAGCCCAGCTCAAACCTGCAGAAAGTTGCCTGTCAAGGGAAAGCCACACCAGTGACGGTGATTCCTCGACGGAAAATCCAATTCTGGCCCCTATGTCACCCAACAATgagcatgttaaacaagcttcAACAGCATCTTCACGTATGACAAAGTCACCTTTGGAAACTGAACAACAGATACAATGCTGTGTAAAGTCTGGAAGTCAGAAAGATAACAGTATAGCTGGGACACATGAAACCGATGAAAGAAAACGGAAGAGGCTTAGCAACCCCAACAGTATTTTTCCATACCTGAAGAAGCTGATGTGCAAAAACGAGGAATCACATGGAGTCGATGTTTCAAAAAATAACATTAATGAGTCTGATGACGAACCTTTGGTGTCAATTAAGAAAACTGTCAAACTGGTGCTCTTTGGATCTGCACAACAAGAAAAGCGTGCATCAAATAATCATGACAGCGGACTACTAAAACCACCGAAAGTTATTTTTGCAACGGTTGATTGCAAGAAAAAACTCTATAGCGGTGGCCCAAAGTCATTTGGTTCCGCTTCAAGAAATACCTTATCTCAAAGTCAAATCAAGCTGGGAAGCGGTATGAAACTAAgtacaaataaagaaaagacaaaatgcaCGGATGACAAGGATCTTGCTGCCCGACAAAGTCAATCTGTGAAACACGAtaaaagaaagaatgaaagcGGACATCAGGCTGATGTGACCATCCGGGAGAATGTCTTGAAGTTCAACGTTTTGCCCACTACCTTCAGCTTTGAGGATGAATCATCAGGCACAAAAGCGACCACAGAGGATTCTTCAG ATAAACCTTTGTCTGAATATACAACGGATAACCCCCATAAAAAGAGCAGAT TGAGTGCGTGGAGTCCTTTTCCCGTAAAGGTGCATGCTGCAGAGTCCAATAGCTCTGTCTTTGCAGAGTATCAGAAGAAATACCTGGCGAGGACCAAGTCCTCTATCTGTTCTTGA
- the si:ch73-62b13.1 gene encoding carbohydrate sulfotransferase 1-like isoform X2 has translation MECSWKTVLLLVCASLGVQYTAIRTLRDSLSGPCQGVYQCQSRHHRESNWRTLCDDSWMSMESPQKHILLFATTRSGSSFTGQLLNQHPEIFYMFEPLYHIQQAFTNSSGRIRRTLDRRALLGAYRDLLLNLYKCDLHFIESYIRPEPQDHVTNSFFRRSSSHALCSPPVCLEGGNGEALELPEESWCTKKCGNLNLTLASRACLSRSHVAIKTVRIPKVSDLRTLVEDPRLDLKIIHLVRDPRAILASRITAFSDQFRAWKIWNATGRQPRYVDLSQITSTCQDMVASAEAGLARPAWLKGRYLLVRYEDLAFNPKDMADKIYQFIGLELEDRVQTWIRRNTNSNVFAPFDWNYKYSTTRDSRMTAASWRLRLDHNIVRTVQNLCNDTLALLGYKLVHSTVQLRNLSHSLVEPNPFQPNLSQNWVTTKNGQGGT, from the exons ATGGAGTGTTCCTGGAAGACAGTGCTGCTGCTGGTGTGTGCCTCGTTGGGGGTCCAGTACACAGCCATTCGCACCCTGAGGGACTCCCTGTCTGGACCCTGTCAGGGTGTTTACCAGTGTCAGAGCAGACATCACAGAG AATCCAATTGGAGAACCTTGTGTGATGACAGTTGGATGTCCATGGAATCCCCTCAGAAGCACATCCTGCTGTTTGCCACCACACGCAGCGGTTCATCCTTCACTGGTCAGCTGCTCAACCAGCACCCTGAGAtcttttacatgtttgaacctCTCTACCACATCCAGCAAGCATTCACAAATTCCAGCGGGAGGATTCGTCGTACTTTGGACCGCCGGGCCCTGCTGGGCGCGTACAGAGACCTTCTGCTCAATTTGTACAAATGTGACCTTCATTTTATCGAGAGTTACATCCGCCCTGAGCCTCAGGACCACGTCACTAATTCCTTCTTTCGTAGAAGCTCCAGTCATGCCCTTTGTTCTCCTCCTGTGTGTCTGGAAGGAGGGAACGGAGAAGCACTCGAGCTTCCTGAGGAAAGTTGGTGTACCAAGAAGTGCGGAAACTTGAACCTCACCTTGGCGTCAAGGGCGTGTCTGTCAAGAAGCCACGTAGCCATAAAGACAGTTCGGATCCCCAAGGTGAGCGACCTGCGAACTTTGGTTGAAGATCCACGTCTGGACCTAAAGATCATCCACCTGGTGAGAGACCCTAGAGCAATTCTCGCCTCACGCATCACAGCGTTTTCAGATCAGTTTCGGGCGTGGAAAATATGGAACGCGACGGGGCGGCAACCGCGATATGTGGACCTATCGCAGATCACAAGCACCTGCCAGGACATGGTGGCATCCGCAGAAGCAGGATTGGCGAGACCAGCTTGGCTGAAGGGCCGTTATCTTTTAGTGAGGTATGAAGATTTAGCATTTAACCCAAAAGACATGGCTGACAAGATCTATCAGTTTATTGGCCTAGAGTTGGAGGACAGGGTGCAGACATGGATTAGAAGAAACACCAACAGTAATGTGTTTGCTCCATTTGATTGGAATTACAAGTACTCCACCACCAGAGACTCCAGAATGACGGCAGCGAGTTGGAGGCTTCGTTTGGACCATAATATTGTCAGAACTGTGCAAAATTTGTGCAACGACACTTTGGCCCTGCTCGGATACAAACTAGTTCATTCAACAGTCCAACTAAGGAACTTGTCCCATAGTCTAGTTGAACCCAACCCATTTCAACCCAATCTTTCTCAAAATTGGGTAACGACCAAAAATGGTCAGGGTGGTACATAA
- the si:ch73-62b13.1 gene encoding carbohydrate sulfotransferase 1-like isoform X4: MSMESPQKHILLFATTRSGSSFTGQLLNQHPEIFYMFEPLYHIQQAFTNSSGRIRRTLDRRALLGAYRDLLLNLYKCDLHFIESYIRPEPQDHVTNSFFRRSSSHALCSPPVCLEGGNGEALELPEESWCTKKCGNLNLTLASRACLSRSHVAIKTVRIPKVSDLRTLVEDPRLDLKIIHLVRDPRAILASRITAFSDQFRAWKIWNATGRQPRYVDLSQITSTCQDMVASAEAGLARPAWLKGRYLLVRYEDLAFNPKDMADKIYQFIGLELEDRVQTWIRRNTNSNVFAPFDWNYKYSTTRDSRMTAASWRLRLDHNIVRTVQNLCNDTLALLGYKLVHSTVQLRNLSHSLVEPNPFQPNLSQNWVTTKNGQGGT, from the coding sequence ATGTCCATGGAATCCCCTCAGAAGCACATCCTGCTGTTTGCCACCACACGCAGCGGTTCATCCTTCACTGGTCAGCTGCTCAACCAGCACCCTGAGAtcttttacatgtttgaacctCTCTACCACATCCAGCAAGCATTCACAAATTCCAGCGGGAGGATTCGTCGTACTTTGGACCGCCGGGCCCTGCTGGGCGCGTACAGAGACCTTCTGCTCAATTTGTACAAATGTGACCTTCATTTTATCGAGAGTTACATCCGCCCTGAGCCTCAGGACCACGTCACTAATTCCTTCTTTCGTAGAAGCTCCAGTCATGCCCTTTGTTCTCCTCCTGTGTGTCTGGAAGGAGGGAACGGAGAAGCACTCGAGCTTCCTGAGGAAAGTTGGTGTACCAAGAAGTGCGGAAACTTGAACCTCACCTTGGCGTCAAGGGCGTGTCTGTCAAGAAGCCACGTAGCCATAAAGACAGTTCGGATCCCCAAGGTGAGCGACCTGCGAACTTTGGTTGAAGATCCACGTCTGGACCTAAAGATCATCCACCTGGTGAGAGACCCTAGAGCAATTCTCGCCTCACGCATCACAGCGTTTTCAGATCAGTTTCGGGCGTGGAAAATATGGAACGCGACGGGGCGGCAACCGCGATATGTGGACCTATCGCAGATCACAAGCACCTGCCAGGACATGGTGGCATCCGCAGAAGCAGGATTGGCGAGACCAGCTTGGCTGAAGGGCCGTTATCTTTTAGTGAGGTATGAAGATTTAGCATTTAACCCAAAAGACATGGCTGACAAGATCTATCAGTTTATTGGCCTAGAGTTGGAGGACAGGGTGCAGACATGGATTAGAAGAAACACCAACAGTAATGTGTTTGCTCCATTTGATTGGAATTACAAGTACTCCACCACCAGAGACTCCAGAATGACGGCAGCGAGTTGGAGGCTTCGTTTGGACCATAATATTGTCAGAACTGTGCAAAATTTGTGCAACGACACTTTGGCCCTGCTCGGATACAAACTAGTTCATTCAACAGTCCAACTAAGGAACTTGTCCCATAGTCTAGTTGAACCCAACCCATTTCAACCCAATCTTTCTCAAAATTGGGTAACGACCAAAAATGGTCAGGGTGGTACATAA
- the si:ch73-62b13.1 gene encoding carbohydrate sulfotransferase 1-like isoform X3 — translation MTEKKIVGYSFMIDVCVCVCLCVRACVCVCETSEKDVAPTGWGKRMECSWKTVLLLVCASLGVQYTAIRTLRDSLSGPCQGVYQCQSRHHRESNWRTLCDDSWMSMESPQKHILLFATTRSGSSFTGGNGEALELPEESWCTKKCGNLNLTLASRACLSRSHVAIKTVRIPKVSDLRTLVEDPRLDLKIIHLVRDPRAILASRITAFSDQFRAWKIWNATGRQPRYVDLSQITSTCQDMVASAEAGLARPAWLKGRYLLVRYEDLAFNPKDMADKIYQFIGLELEDRVQTWIRRNTNSNVFAPFDWNYKYSTTRDSRMTAASWRLRLDHNIVRTVQNLCNDTLALLGYKLVHSTVQLRNLSHSLVEPNPFQPNLSQNWVTTKNGQGGT, via the exons atgacagaaaaaaagattgttggaTATTCATTTATgattgacgtgtgtgtgtgtgtgtgtttgtgcgtgcgtgcgtgcgtgtgtgtgtgcgagaccAGTGAGAAGGATGTAGCACCAACGGGGTGGGGGAAGAGGATGGAGTGTTCCTGGAAGACAGTGCTGCTGCTGGTGTGTGCCTCGTTGGGGGTCCAGTACACAGCCATTCGCACCCTGAGGGACTCCCTGTCTGGACCCTGTCAGGGTGTTTACCAGTGTCAGAGCAGACATCACAGAG AATCCAATTGGAGAACCTTGTGTGATGACAGTTGGATGTCCATGGAATCCCCTCAGAAGCACATCCTGCTGTTTGCCACCACACGCAGCGGTTCATCCTTCACTG GAGGGAACGGAGAAGCACTCGAGCTTCCTGAGGAAAGTTGGTGTACCAAGAAGTGCGGAAACTTGAACCTCACCTTGGCGTCAAGGGCGTGTCTGTCAAGAAGCCACGTAGCCATAAAGACAGTTCGGATCCCCAAGGTGAGCGACCTGCGAACTTTGGTTGAAGATCCACGTCTGGACCTAAAGATCATCCACCTGGTGAGAGACCCTAGAGCAATTCTCGCCTCACGCATCACAGCGTTTTCAGATCAGTTTCGGGCGTGGAAAATATGGAACGCGACGGGGCGGCAACCGCGATATGTGGACCTATCGCAGATCACAAGCACCTGCCAGGACATGGTGGCATCCGCAGAAGCAGGATTGGCGAGACCAGCTTGGCTGAAGGGCCGTTATCTTTTAGTGAGGTATGAAGATTTAGCATTTAACCCAAAAGACATGGCTGACAAGATCTATCAGTTTATTGGCCTAGAGTTGGAGGACAGGGTGCAGACATGGATTAGAAGAAACACCAACAGTAATGTGTTTGCTCCATTTGATTGGAATTACAAGTACTCCACCACCAGAGACTCCAGAATGACGGCAGCGAGTTGGAGGCTTCGTTTGGACCATAATATTGTCAGAACTGTGCAAAATTTGTGCAACGACACTTTGGCCCTGCTCGGATACAAACTAGTTCATTCAACAGTCCAACTAAGGAACTTGTCCCATAGTCTAGTTGAACCCAACCCATTTCAACCCAATCTTTCTCAAAATTGGGTAACGACCAAAAATGGTCAGGGTGGTACATAA
- the si:ch73-62b13.1 gene encoding carbohydrate sulfotransferase 1-like isoform X1, with translation MTEKKIVGYSFMIDVCVCVCLCVRACVCVCETSEKDVAPTGWGKRMECSWKTVLLLVCASLGVQYTAIRTLRDSLSGPCQGVYQCQSRHHRESNWRTLCDDSWMSMESPQKHILLFATTRSGSSFTGQLLNQHPEIFYMFEPLYHIQQAFTNSSGRIRRTLDRRALLGAYRDLLLNLYKCDLHFIESYIRPEPQDHVTNSFFRRSSSHALCSPPVCLEGGNGEALELPEESWCTKKCGNLNLTLASRACLSRSHVAIKTVRIPKVSDLRTLVEDPRLDLKIIHLVRDPRAILASRITAFSDQFRAWKIWNATGRQPRYVDLSQITSTCQDMVASAEAGLARPAWLKGRYLLVRYEDLAFNPKDMADKIYQFIGLELEDRVQTWIRRNTNSNVFAPFDWNYKYSTTRDSRMTAASWRLRLDHNIVRTVQNLCNDTLALLGYKLVHSTVQLRNLSHSLVEPNPFQPNLSQNWVTTKNGQGGT, from the exons atgacagaaaaaaagattgttggaTATTCATTTATgattgacgtgtgtgtgtgtgtgtgtttgtgcgtgcgtgcgtgcgtgtgtgtgtgcgagaccAGTGAGAAGGATGTAGCACCAACGGGGTGGGGGAAGAGGATGGAGTGTTCCTGGAAGACAGTGCTGCTGCTGGTGTGTGCCTCGTTGGGGGTCCAGTACACAGCCATTCGCACCCTGAGGGACTCCCTGTCTGGACCCTGTCAGGGTGTTTACCAGTGTCAGAGCAGACATCACAGAG AATCCAATTGGAGAACCTTGTGTGATGACAGTTGGATGTCCATGGAATCCCCTCAGAAGCACATCCTGCTGTTTGCCACCACACGCAGCGGTTCATCCTTCACTGGTCAGCTGCTCAACCAGCACCCTGAGAtcttttacatgtttgaacctCTCTACCACATCCAGCAAGCATTCACAAATTCCAGCGGGAGGATTCGTCGTACTTTGGACCGCCGGGCCCTGCTGGGCGCGTACAGAGACCTTCTGCTCAATTTGTACAAATGTGACCTTCATTTTATCGAGAGTTACATCCGCCCTGAGCCTCAGGACCACGTCACTAATTCCTTCTTTCGTAGAAGCTCCAGTCATGCCCTTTGTTCTCCTCCTGTGTGTCTGGAAGGAGGGAACGGAGAAGCACTCGAGCTTCCTGAGGAAAGTTGGTGTACCAAGAAGTGCGGAAACTTGAACCTCACCTTGGCGTCAAGGGCGTGTCTGTCAAGAAGCCACGTAGCCATAAAGACAGTTCGGATCCCCAAGGTGAGCGACCTGCGAACTTTGGTTGAAGATCCACGTCTGGACCTAAAGATCATCCACCTGGTGAGAGACCCTAGAGCAATTCTCGCCTCACGCATCACAGCGTTTTCAGATCAGTTTCGGGCGTGGAAAATATGGAACGCGACGGGGCGGCAACCGCGATATGTGGACCTATCGCAGATCACAAGCACCTGCCAGGACATGGTGGCATCCGCAGAAGCAGGATTGGCGAGACCAGCTTGGCTGAAGGGCCGTTATCTTTTAGTGAGGTATGAAGATTTAGCATTTAACCCAAAAGACATGGCTGACAAGATCTATCAGTTTATTGGCCTAGAGTTGGAGGACAGGGTGCAGACATGGATTAGAAGAAACACCAACAGTAATGTGTTTGCTCCATTTGATTGGAATTACAAGTACTCCACCACCAGAGACTCCAGAATGACGGCAGCGAGTTGGAGGCTTCGTTTGGACCATAATATTGTCAGAACTGTGCAAAATTTGTGCAACGACACTTTGGCCCTGCTCGGATACAAACTAGTTCATTCAACAGTCCAACTAAGGAACTTGTCCCATAGTCTAGTTGAACCCAACCCATTTCAACCCAATCTTTCTCAAAATTGGGTAACGACCAAAAATGGTCAGGGTGGTACATAA
- the mterf2 gene encoding transcription termination factor 2, mitochondrial has protein sequence MLRLITASLCLQCHRVTFLPSSFRPCVTLSSAENQQTVEALYDLSVDIQKVRKLKSWVLHQNPAYTKEVADLLKGLGASGSIISQILTDYPEAVLCNPDQTLAQKELWTSVCPNRKELVRIIEKFPASFFTSSSHHDNQRNNITYLQSLNLNKRMITKLMASAPQSFSRPVEQNKDMVCTLQQTYRDLGGDEANMKVWLQKLLSQNPFVLLKPPEVLRQNMLFLQDRGFSTAELLYLLSKLKGFVIELNPDSMHRTLNYSQDILGCSETELRDIIVSCPALLYYPEDTLAERFQGLLRAGISMHQIIQTPTVLELTTQIVNYRIQRLKSRGYDVRTASLDVLNGTKKDFEVSFGKLQLCSARPLFNPVAPLKGDD, from the coding sequence ATGTTGCGCCTCATCACCGCATCATTGTGCCTTCAATGTCACCGTGTGACATTTTTACCTTCAAGCTTCAGACCATGTGTGACCCTCAGCTCAGCAGAGAACCAACAGACCGTGGAGGCTCTGTATGATCTCTCTGTTGACATCCAAAAGGTGAGAAAGCTTAAAAGCTGGGTCTTGCATCAGAATCCCGCATACACAAAGGAGGTTGCAGATTTATTAAAAGGCCTGGGTGCCTCAGGGAGCATCATCTCTCAAATCTTAACGGATTACCCGGAGGCTGTTCTCTGCAATCCAGACCAAACACTTGCACAGAAAGAGCTCTGGACATCAGTGTGTCCCAACCGGAAAGAGCTGGTTCGTATCATAGAAAAATTCCCAGCCTCCTTTTTCACCTCCTCAAGTCACCATGACAACCAGCGCAACAACATCACTTATCTTCAGAGCTTAAACCTCAACAAGCGCATGATCACCAAGCTCATGGCCAGTGCCCCGCAAAGCTTCAGCCGTCCAGTGGAGCAGAACAAGGACATGGTTTGCACCCTCCAACAGACCTACCGGGATCTGGGAGGAGATGAGGCCAACATGAAGGTCTGGCTTCAGAAGCTGCTGAGCCAGAACCCCTTTGTGCTCCTCAAACCGCCTGAAGTGTTGAGGCAGAACATGCTCTTCCTGCAAGACAGAGGTTTCAGCACAGCAGAGCTCCTCTACCTCCTCTCCAAATTGAAGGGCTTTGTTATCGAGCTGAACCCGGACAGCATGCATCGCACCCTGAATTACTCCCAGGACATCTTGGGCTGCTCCGAGACAGAACTGCGAGACATTATTGTCAGCTGTCCGGCATTACTTTACTATCCTGAAGATACTCTGGCTGAGCGCTTCCAGGGGCTCCTCCGGGCCGGAATCAGCATGCATCAAATTATTCAAACGCCGACTGTGCTGGAACTGACAACACAAATAGTTAATTATCGCATCCAGAGATTGAAGTCACGTGGTTATGACGTCAGGACTGCTAGTCTGGATGTTCTTAATGGAACTAAGAAGGATTTTGAGGTGAGCTTTGGGAAACTACAGCTATGCAGTGCGAGACCACTGTTTAACCCTGTTGCTCCTTTAAAAGGAGATGACTGA